In Heterodontus francisci isolate sHetFra1 chromosome 30, sHetFra1.hap1, whole genome shotgun sequence, a genomic segment contains:
- the ovca2 gene encoding esterase OVCA2 — translation MAPSPVLRLLCVHGYRQNEKTFRERTGSLRKVLKKRAELLYVSPPLKVPPLEAAAQLPAAAGEGNQAGETEENAHGWWFSNPGEDSFNALDHVETCKGLEESLETISKAMVELGPFDGIMGFSQGAALVAMICALKQQGDSRFQFDFAILVAGFRSRCTLHNHYYQEPITLPSLHVFGHTDQVIPGEMSQELSTSFVDPVVLTHPGGHFVPASAPQKPVYLEFLERFQKK, via the exons ATGGCTCCGTCACCGGTGTTGCGGCTTCTCTGCGTTCACGGTTACCGACAGAACGAGAAAACTTTCCGGGAGCGGACCGGCTCCCTGCGGAAAGTGCTCAAGAAACGCGCCGAGCTGCTTTACGTGTCGCCGCCGCTCAAGGTGCCTCCTTTGGAGGCCGCGGCTCAGCTTCCCGCTGCCGCCGGGGAAG GGAATCAAGCAGGGGAAACTGAGGAAAATGCACATGGCTGGTGGTTCTCGAACCCAGGTGAGGACAGTTTCAACGCCTTGGACCACGTGGAGACCTGCAAAGGGCTCGAAGAATCACTGGAGACCATCTCCAAAGCCATGGTTGAGTTGGGCCCATTCGATGGTATCATGGGCTTCAGCCAAGGAGCAGCTCTCGTGGCTATGATCTGTGCTCTCAAGCAACAGGGAGATTCCAGGTTCCAGTTTGATTTTGCGATTCTTGTCGCGGGCTTTAGGAGCAGGTGCACGCTGCACAACCATTACTACCAGGAGCCCATCACTCTTCCTTCTTTGCATGTGTTTGGTCACACTGACCAGGTTATCCCTGGGGAAATGAGCCAGGAACTGTCCACGTCCTTTGTGGATCCCGTTGTTCTCACTCACCCTGGAGGACATTTTGTTCCTGCCTCTGCACCTCAGAAGCCGGTTTACTTGGAGTTCCTGGAAAGGTTTCAGAAGAAATAG